One window from the genome of Desulforamulus ruminis DSM 2154 encodes:
- a CDS encoding glutaredoxin family protein yields MVVVYALSTCPWCKKVRNFLTENQVDFKAIEVDLLRGQEQEQALSEVDKLTGERKFPVVLVGDKVIQGYDPEKILEVLRNEA; encoded by the coding sequence ATGGTTGTGGTTTATGCATTAAGTACCTGCCCCTGGTGCAAAAAAGTGAGAAATTTTCTTACGGAAAACCAAGTGGATTTTAAGGCTATTGAAGTAGATCTGCTTAGAGGGCAAGAACAGGAGCAGGCCTTAAGCGAAGTGGACAAACTGACCGGCGAGAGAAAATTTCCGGTTGTCTTGGTAGGGGATAAAGTGATTCAGGGTTACGATCCTGAAAAAATTCTTGAGGTGCTACGCAATGAAGCATAA
- a CDS encoding ferredoxin-thioredoxin reductase catalytic domain-containing protein — protein MKHKILCPVCQVAFLQEGHLKPQEVVICPVCGAKLEVTEVEPEISARKLEQPPQEEIEQRIEAFAKLRGFVFNEDRGMVLEGLMEKKKQFGDFFCPCKFDNIPENICPCLETRKGFVRKEGRCHCGLFNASKG, from the coding sequence ATGAAGCATAAGATTTTATGCCCGGTATGTCAGGTGGCCTTCCTCCAGGAGGGCCACCTGAAACCTCAAGAAGTTGTTATCTGCCCGGTTTGTGGCGCCAAACTGGAAGTAACCGAAGTGGAACCGGAAATTTCGGCCAGAAAATTAGAACAGCCGCCCCAAGAGGAAATTGAGCAGCGCATTGAAGCTTTCGCCAAATTAAGAGGCTTTGTGTTTAATGAAGACAGAGGAATGGTCCTGGAAGGTTTAATGGAAAAGAAAAAGCAGTTTGGAGATTTTTTCTGTCCCTGTAAATTTGATAACATCCCGGAAAACATCTGCCCCTGTTTGGAAACCCGTAAGGGTTTTGTTCGTAAAGAGGGACGCTGCCATTGCGGGTTGTTTAATGCTTCCAAGGGGTGA
- a CDS encoding putative holin-like toxin, whose product MTAFEALLLMLTFGILMVAMLSHDRKKQTSFEPQSKEVCFH is encoded by the coding sequence ATGACAGCATTTGAAGCGTTGCTGTTGATGCTGACTTTCGGCATCTTGATGGTTGCAATGTTGTCGCATGATAGAAAGAAGCAAACCTCCTTTGAGCCTCAAAGCAAGGAGGTCTGCTTCCATTAG
- the miaB gene encoding tRNA (N6-isopentenyl adenosine(37)-C2)-methylthiotransferase MiaB, giving the protein MDRAEKYYLILTFGCQMNERDSESLSGMLEDLGYSPTESQEDADIIILNTCCVRETAESKVFGLLGRLRKRKTANPNLIIGVCGCMTQQEDAAKRIRHSFPFVDLIFGTHNVHELPRMLQQVQENKEAVLEIWTSEKGIAEDVPVRRKDKLKAWVTIMYGCNNFCSYCIVPYVRGRERSRKPEDIFKEIKELVKEGYKEVTLLGQNVNSYGKDLENTYRFADLLLDLDQIEGLERIRFMTSHPRDFDRRLIQVIASCRKVCEHYHLPVQAGSNRVLKQMNRGYTREHYLELIREIRRAVPGASITADIMVGFPGETEEDFEQTLDLVQQVRFDSAFTFIYNTRSGTPAAKMEQVPEAIKSERIQRLIELQNKISFENNRMEEGKVLEVLVEGVTKSNADRLAGRTRTNKLVVFDGPLELSGSLVPVRIKQGRLNLLEGEQVPHNTMDMC; this is encoded by the coding sequence ATGGACAGAGCAGAAAAATACTATCTCATATTAACCTTTGGCTGCCAAATGAATGAAAGAGATTCCGAATCTCTTTCAGGCATGCTGGAGGATTTGGGTTATTCCCCCACCGAGTCCCAGGAGGATGCGGATATTATTATCCTGAATACCTGCTGTGTCCGTGAAACGGCGGAAAGCAAAGTGTTCGGGCTGTTGGGCCGTTTGCGAAAGAGAAAAACCGCCAATCCCAATCTAATCATCGGTGTCTGCGGCTGTATGACCCAACAGGAGGATGCGGCGAAGAGAATCCGGCACAGTTTTCCCTTTGTGGATTTGATTTTTGGAACCCATAATGTCCACGAACTGCCCCGGATGCTGCAGCAGGTTCAGGAAAATAAAGAAGCGGTCCTGGAAATCTGGACCTCTGAAAAAGGCATTGCCGAGGATGTCCCGGTGCGCCGGAAGGACAAGCTAAAGGCCTGGGTTACCATCATGTATGGCTGCAATAACTTTTGCTCTTATTGCATTGTTCCCTATGTGCGCGGTCGTGAACGCAGCCGTAAACCGGAGGATATCTTTAAGGAAATAAAAGAACTGGTTAAGGAAGGCTACAAAGAAGTGACCCTGCTGGGTCAGAATGTAAATTCCTACGGTAAAGACCTGGAAAATACTTATCGTTTTGCGGATTTACTGCTGGACCTGGATCAAATAGAAGGCTTGGAGCGGATCCGGTTTATGACTTCCCATCCCAGGGATTTTGACCGGAGACTAATCCAGGTCATTGCCTCCTGCCGGAAAGTGTGTGAGCATTATCATCTGCCCGTTCAGGCCGGGAGCAACCGCGTCCTTAAACAAATGAACCGGGGCTATACCCGGGAGCATTACCTGGAGCTCATTCGGGAAATCCGCAGGGCGGTGCCGGGAGCCAGCATTACCGCGGATATTATGGTGGGCTTTCCGGGCGAAACAGAAGAAGATTTTGAGCAAACCCTGGATCTCGTTCAACAGGTGCGGTTTGACAGCGCTTTTACCTTTATCTATAATACCCGCAGCGGAACTCCCGCGGCTAAAATGGAACAGGTTCCCGAGGCCATAAAAAGTGAAAGAATTCAGCGATTAATTGAACTGCAAAATAAAATTTCCTTTGAAAATAACCGGATGGAAGAGGGCAAGGTGCTGGAAGTATTGGTGGAGGGGGTCACCAAAAGCAATGCGGACCGGCTGGCCGGACGTACCCGAACGAACAAGCTGGTGGTGTTTGACGGACCCCTTGAACTCAGCGGATCTTTGGTGCCTGTACGAATTAAACAAGGACGGTTGAACTTGCTGGAAGGAGAACAGGTACCGCACAATACCATGGACATGTGCTAA
- a CDS encoding YlbF family regulator, whose protein sequence is MSDIVIEKALELGKLIAGSDNYKMMREKEASMMADVDAVMLIEKFQDLQRNHQMVRMQGQELTEAQLNDVYALEEQMMENTLIREFAEIQDQFQKFLNQVNETISEGIEGKPKESQSCSSCSSCGPHS, encoded by the coding sequence ATGAGCGATATCGTCATCGAAAAGGCTCTGGAGTTAGGGAAATTAATTGCCGGCTCCGACAACTACAAGATGATGCGGGAAAAAGAGGCCAGCATGATGGCTGATGTGGATGCGGTGATGTTAATAGAAAAGTTTCAGGATCTACAGCGGAACCATCAGATGGTCCGCATGCAGGGTCAGGAATTAACCGAAGCCCAGTTAAACGATGTTTATGCCCTGGAAGAACAAATGATGGAAAATACTTTGATCAGGGAATTTGCTGAAATCCAGGACCAATTTCAAAAATTCCTGAATCAGGTGAACGAAACCATCAGTGAAGGAATTGAAGGGAAGCCGAAGGAATCGCAAAGTTGCTCCAGTTGTTCCAGTTGCGGCCCCCATTCTTGA
- the mutS gene encoding DNA mismatch repair protein MutS — protein sequence MALTPMMEQYLEIKEQYADAILFFRLGDFYEMFFEDAKLASRELEITLTGRDAGQPEKVPMCGVPFHAADNYIHKLIEKGYKVAICEQVEDPKASKGLVKREVIRVVTPGTVMDGSSLNDKENNYLVAIYRYPGNIIGLALTDLSTGLFQVTQLEGQYAPDVLKDELERLAPREIVVPEDQISTGLRLQEAAGLVVTPLESRAFGPEAAIPTLKQHFGPKVSDDFLQANPAVTGAAAGLLEYLIRTQRRKLNHITSISRYTPGSFMVLDGVARRNLEISRDIRDGEKKGSLLGVLDATKTAMGGRMLRRWLEQPLIDINRINDRLDAVAELVHSALLRDELTQSLKHIYDLERLTAKAAYGSANGRDMLALLASLEKLPLLRQALKDCQCSLLRKIYDRFDCLTDLKELLNVALAENPPVSLREGGLIKTGFHPEVDQLRSAARDGKNWLASLEAREREKTSIKSLKVGFNKVFGYYLEVTRANLNLVPDYYQRRQTLANAERFITPDLKEYESMILGAEDRLVDLEYTLFVDLRNRVAAEVDRIQNTAILLATVDTLVALAEVASRQGYVRPEITDDGVIDILEGRHPVVEIALGPGGFVPNDTLLDGGLNRLGLITGPNMGGKSTYQRQVAHIVLMAQVGSFVPAARAKIGTVDRIFARVGASDDLRSGQSTFMVEMQETKQIIDHATDKSLVIIDELGRGTSNLEGMAIAQSVIEYLHDVIGCRTLFSTHYHELAELEGILPGLKNFATAVREQGDEVTFLRKVIRAQASKSYGVHCAQLAGLPGEIISRANQLVGQLEIHQRASQEVVAGKAQSAAAAAEQLSLFVRQNDDALKKEVLALDISSMTPIDCLNFLYQLQRKLKSQN from the coding sequence ATGGCCTTAACTCCTATGATGGAGCAATATTTAGAAATTAAAGAGCAATATGCGGATGCCATTTTATTTTTTCGGCTGGGCGATTTTTACGAAATGTTTTTTGAAGATGCCAAACTGGCTTCCCGGGAGTTGGAAATTACACTGACCGGGCGGGATGCGGGGCAGCCGGAAAAGGTCCCCATGTGTGGAGTTCCCTTTCATGCGGCGGATAATTATATTCATAAACTCATTGAAAAAGGGTACAAAGTGGCCATCTGTGAGCAGGTGGAAGATCCCAAAGCCAGCAAGGGTCTGGTGAAACGGGAAGTGATCCGGGTTGTCACGCCGGGGACGGTCATGGACGGCAGCTCGTTAAACGATAAGGAAAATAATTATCTGGTGGCTATTTACCGCTACCCGGGGAATATAATCGGGCTGGCTCTGACTGATTTATCCACGGGGCTGTTCCAGGTAACGCAACTGGAGGGGCAGTATGCCCCGGATGTCCTGAAGGACGAACTGGAAAGACTTGCACCCCGTGAAATTGTTGTCCCGGAAGATCAAATAAGCACCGGCCTCCGGCTTCAGGAGGCCGCCGGTTTAGTTGTTACTCCCCTGGAAAGCCGGGCCTTTGGTCCTGAGGCCGCCATCCCTACTTTAAAACAACATTTTGGCCCTAAAGTCAGCGACGACTTTTTACAGGCCAATCCTGCGGTTACCGGTGCGGCGGCAGGTTTGCTGGAATATCTGATCCGCACCCAGAGGCGCAAATTAAATCATATTACCAGTATCTCCCGTTATACGCCGGGTTCCTTTATGGTTCTGGACGGGGTTGCCCGTAGAAACCTCGAAATCAGCCGGGATATCCGGGACGGCGAAAAAAAAGGCAGCCTGCTGGGTGTTTTGGATGCCACCAAAACCGCCATGGGGGGAAGGATGCTACGGAGATGGCTGGAGCAGCCCCTTATTGACATTAACAGAATCAATGACCGACTGGATGCGGTGGCGGAACTGGTTCATTCCGCTCTGCTGCGGGATGAATTAACCCAGTCTTTGAAACATATTTACGATCTGGAGCGCTTGACCGCCAAGGCGGCCTATGGCAGCGCCAACGGCCGGGACATGCTGGCTCTGCTGGCTTCACTGGAAAAACTGCCCCTGCTGCGTCAAGCTTTAAAAGACTGTCAATGCAGTTTGCTGCGCAAAATCTACGACCGTTTTGACTGCTTAACCGACTTAAAAGAATTATTGAATGTCGCCCTGGCGGAAAATCCGCCGGTTTCACTGCGGGAAGGAGGCTTAATTAAAACAGGCTTTCATCCGGAAGTGGACCAGTTGCGCTCCGCCGCCCGGGATGGAAAAAATTGGCTGGCCAGTTTGGAAGCCCGGGAAAGGGAAAAGACCTCCATTAAATCTCTAAAGGTCGGGTTTAATAAGGTTTTTGGTTATTATCTAGAGGTAACCCGGGCCAACTTAAACTTGGTGCCGGATTATTATCAGCGCCGTCAAACCCTGGCCAATGCCGAACGTTTTATTACCCCGGACTTAAAGGAATACGAGAGTATGATTCTGGGAGCGGAAGACCGGCTGGTAGATCTGGAATACACCCTTTTTGTGGACCTTCGCAACCGGGTGGCGGCAGAAGTAGACCGAATTCAAAACACCGCCATCCTCTTAGCTACGGTGGATACACTGGTAGCCCTGGCGGAAGTGGCTTCCCGCCAGGGCTATGTCCGTCCTGAAATTACCGACGACGGCGTCATTGATATCCTGGAAGGGCGGCACCCGGTGGTGGAAATCGCCCTGGGGCCCGGGGGATTTGTACCCAACGATACTCTTCTGGATGGTGGGTTGAATCGACTGGGCCTCATTACCGGACCCAATATGGGAGGGAAAAGTACTTACCAGAGGCAGGTGGCCCACATTGTATTAATGGCTCAGGTGGGGAGCTTTGTTCCTGCCGCCCGGGCTAAAATTGGCACGGTGGACAGGATTTTTGCCCGGGTGGGAGCTTCGGACGATCTTCGTTCCGGTCAGAGTACCTTTATGGTGGAAATGCAGGAAACCAAACAAATTATTGATCATGCCACGGATAAAAGTCTGGTGATTATTGATGAACTGGGAAGAGGAACCTCCAACCTGGAAGGAATGGCCATTGCCCAATCGGTCATTGAATATCTTCATGACGTCATTGGCTGCCGAACCCTGTTTTCCACCCATTATCACGAGCTGGCCGAACTGGAAGGAATTCTCCCGGGCTTAAAAAATTTTGCTACGGCGGTGCGGGAACAGGGGGATGAAGTAACCTTTTTAAGAAAGGTGATCCGGGCCCAGGCCAGCAAAAGCTACGGCGTCCATTGTGCCCAACTGGCAGGGCTGCCCGGTGAAATAATTTCCAGGGCCAATCAGTTGGTGGGCCAACTGGAGATTCATCAGCGGGCCAGTCAGGAAGTGGTGGCGGGGAAAGCGCAGTCCGCTGCTGCCGCAGCCGAACAATTATCCCTGTTTGTCCGGCAGAATGACGATGCTTTAAAGAAAGAAGTGTTGGCGCTGGATATCTCCAGTATGACTCCCATTGACTGTTTAAACTTTTTATATCAATTGCAAAGAAAGTTGAAAAGCCAGAATTAA
- a CDS encoding hydantoinase/oxoprolinase family protein, whose product MFIGIDVGGTCTDAVLLDGSAVRATAKVETQDDLWISLGDALDRLLKGIPGEKIERVVFSTTIVTNLIAEKKYDPVGVILMPGPGRTFADIRQQDDVYFLSGAIDYRGREIIPLNKEEIKEALRWLESKGFKKIAVVGKFSTRNNAHELEVADLIAKHHPDWQIEMGYRAGGKLNFPRRIANTMLTCATREKYHYFANAVRDAMDRRGISGSVFILKADGGTLPLIASEQVPVETIFSGPAASTLGVQALTPPGETSMVVDIGGTTTDLALILSGQPLLASKGAKIGDRFTQVRALSVKAVPVGGDSVVERVGRQFIIYSERMGQAYCLGGPLPTPTDALRVMGMTKLGDEDRAREAMEQLGAPVGLSPMEVAHTIVNLVVDTVVAEIEQMFKEWEREPAYRVWEVLQKKRLRPQNVVGVGGGALGFIPQIAARMGCSPVLPPYAPVANAIGAAVAKPTLQVTLRADTERKIFSIEEEGYQGKLAGTLDEIGAVELAKEWLVKRAQKMNLTVEEIEITGKDVFNIVRDWKTTGRLYDISVQTPRGILGHIGSGGRLLK is encoded by the coding sequence ATGTTTATCGGCATTGATGTTGGAGGTACTTGCACGGATGCCGTTTTGTTGGACGGCAGTGCTGTTCGTGCTACGGCCAAGGTGGAAACCCAGGACGATTTATGGATCTCCCTGGGAGATGCGTTGGACAGGTTGTTAAAGGGAATACCCGGCGAAAAAATTGAACGGGTTGTTTTTAGCACCACCATTGTTACCAATTTGATCGCTGAAAAAAAGTATGACCCGGTGGGAGTTATCCTGATGCCGGGTCCTGGCCGTACCTTTGCGGATATCCGGCAACAAGACGATGTCTATTTCCTGTCCGGAGCCATTGATTACCGTGGTCGCGAAATCATTCCCTTAAATAAAGAGGAAATAAAAGAAGCCCTGAGGTGGTTGGAAAGCAAAGGCTTTAAAAAAATTGCTGTAGTAGGTAAATTTTCCACCCGCAACAATGCCCATGAGCTGGAGGTTGCGGACTTGATTGCCAAGCACCACCCGGACTGGCAGATTGAAATGGGTTACCGGGCGGGAGGCAAACTAAACTTCCCCCGTCGTATTGCCAACACCATGTTAACCTGTGCCACCCGGGAGAAATATCATTATTTTGCCAATGCCGTACGGGATGCTATGGACCGCAGGGGCATCTCGGGCAGTGTCTTTATTTTAAAAGCCGATGGCGGTACTCTGCCTCTTATTGCCTCCGAACAGGTACCGGTAGAAACTATTTTCTCCGGTCCGGCTGCCAGCACCCTGGGTGTTCAGGCGCTTACTCCGCCGGGAGAGACTTCCATGGTGGTGGATATCGGCGGAACCACCACGGATCTGGCCTTAATCCTTTCCGGTCAGCCCCTGCTGGCTTCCAAAGGAGCCAAAATTGGTGACCGTTTCACCCAGGTTCGGGCTCTTTCCGTAAAGGCTGTGCCGGTTGGCGGGGACAGTGTGGTGGAAAGAGTGGGGCGGCAGTTTATTATCTATTCTGAACGGATGGGTCAGGCTTATTGTTTGGGTGGACCCTTGCCCACGCCCACAGATGCCCTGCGGGTCATGGGGATGACCAAGCTGGGGGATGAGGACCGGGCCCGGGAGGCCATGGAACAGCTTGGTGCTCCGGTGGGCCTGAGTCCCATGGAGGTGGCCCACACCATTGTCAATCTAGTCGTTGATACGGTGGTGGCTGAAATTGAACAAATGTTTAAGGAATGGGAGCGGGAACCGGCCTACCGGGTTTGGGAAGTATTGCAAAAGAAAAGGCTCAGACCCCAGAATGTGGTTGGCGTAGGAGGCGGGGCATTGGGTTTTATTCCCCAAATTGCCGCCCGGATGGGCTGCTCACCGGTACTCCCCCCCTATGCGCCGGTGGCCAACGCCATTGGTGCCGCCGTGGCCAAGCCTACGCTACAGGTTACACTGCGAGCCGACACGGAAAGAAAAATCTTTAGTATTGAAGAAGAAGGTTACCAGGGCAAACTGGCCGGAACCCTGGATGAAATCGGCGCGGTGGAACTAGCCAAAGAGTGGTTGGTAAAAAGAGCGCAAAAAATGAATTTAACCGTTGAGGAAATTGAGATTACCGGTAAAGATGTTTTTAATATTGTTCGGGATTGGAAAACAACCGGTAGACTTTATGATATCTCAGTGCAGACGCCCAGAGGGATACTGGGCCACATTGGTTCTGGAGGGAGGCTGCTGAAATGA
- a CDS encoding histone deacetylase codes for MNHKTGLIFFPAFDWAISATHPEREERLLYTRDQMFEEGILDLPEIIEYSPRLASEHDISRVHICVPGVADQVLEAHRIAAGAAMNLGDRIVGKEIKNGFALVRPPGHHAMRVVHGNRGFCSINNEAVLVEYLRRAHGIKRIAIVDTDVHHGDGTQDIFYHDPDVLFISFHQDGRTLYPGTGFTYELGGAGAYCSTINIPLPPGVTDQGLHYVMDHLISPILADFQPDFLVNSAGQDNHFTDPLGQMMISAQGYARLTEKLKPDLAVLEGGYAIETALPYVNLAILLALAGKDYTFVREPGYQPEKLKEAPRVTEEVKRVVDELQEIWAARHSKNKLELAGGAKFYQRTKPIYYDTQFIEEKQIEKVRVCPHCPGYMLIDSQASHPDGRKYRILAITIPFQGCKYCQEDGWEAYEQLKRDYRFNYVYLQDKTTDTFMTHQREEGREIRSDG; via the coding sequence ATGAATCACAAGACAGGTTTAATTTTCTTTCCGGCCTTTGACTGGGCCATTTCAGCCACCCACCCGGAACGGGAAGAACGACTCCTCTATACCAGAGACCAAATGTTTGAAGAAGGAATTCTAGACCTACCGGAAATCATTGAATATTCTCCAAGATTGGCCTCCGAACATGATATTTCAAGGGTCCATATCTGTGTTCCGGGGGTGGCGGATCAGGTGCTGGAAGCCCATCGCATTGCTGCCGGCGCGGCCATGAATCTGGGAGACCGCATTGTGGGCAAAGAGATTAAAAACGGCTTTGCCCTGGTGCGTCCGCCGGGGCATCATGCCATGAGGGTGGTTCACGGCAACCGGGGTTTTTGCAGCATTAATAACGAAGCGGTCTTGGTGGAATACCTGCGCCGGGCCCATGGCATAAAAAGAATTGCCATTGTGGATACCGATGTGCACCACGGGGACGGCACCCAGGATATTTTTTATCATGATCCGGATGTCTTGTTTATTTCCTTCCACCAGGACGGCCGCACCCTTTATCCGGGAACCGGCTTTACCTACGAACTGGGAGGAGCCGGCGCCTACTGCTCCACCATTAATATTCCTTTGCCTCCAGGCGTAACGGATCAGGGCTTGCATTATGTGATGGATCATTTAATCTCTCCCATTCTGGCCGATTTTCAACCGGATTTTCTGGTCAATTCTGCGGGTCAGGACAATCATTTCACGGATCCTCTAGGCCAAATGATGATCTCCGCCCAGGGTTATGCCCGTTTAACCGAGAAACTAAAACCGGATTTAGCGGTTTTGGAGGGGGGCTATGCTATTGAGACGGCGCTGCCCTATGTGAATCTGGCTATTTTGCTGGCCTTGGCCGGAAAGGATTATACTTTTGTCCGGGAGCCGGGCTATCAACCGGAAAAGTTAAAGGAGGCTCCCCGGGTTACCGAAGAAGTAAAAAGGGTTGTGGATGAATTACAGGAGATTTGGGCTGCCCGGCACTCCAAGAATAAACTGGAACTGGCCGGAGGCGCTAAATTTTATCAACGGACCAAACCCATTTATTACGATACACAGTTTATTGAAGAGAAACAAATTGAAAAAGTTCGTGTCTGCCCCCACTGCCCGGGCTATATGCTGATTGATTCCCAGGCTTCCCATCCGGATGGCCGCAAATACCGGATTTTGGCCATTACCATACCCTTTCAGGGCTGCAAATACTGCCAGGAGGACGGCTGGGAGGCCTATGAACAATTGAAACGGGATTATCGTTTTAATTATGTTTACCTACAGGATAAGACCACCGATACCTTTATGACCCACCAGCGGGAGGAAGGGCGGGAGATTCGTTCAGACGGTTAG
- the mutL gene encoding DNA mismatch repair endonuclease MutL has product MSKIQVLDEATANQIAAGEVVERPVSVAKELVENSLDAGASRITVELIQGGLSGIKVIDNGSGMSPEDAKLCFQRHATSKIKTAGDLTRILTLGFRGEALPSIASVAKVALVTRTRDDLAGTEVRMEGGQLLSVSPAGCPVGTTIDVQELFYNTPARRKHLKSPNAEAGQISDLFAKLALARPDVRMELRSNGRVIFCSPGNGSLRDAAASVFGPDNVRSMIEMNHQGRLLTIRGFISKPVLTRASRQYQNFYINQRYIRSIFISSLLLQAYQTLIPAGRFPLALLHIALDPEQVDVNVHPTKMEVRLAREKELAEELLEIFSGHLNVPAAVAGLWEMMPGRKAKPPEEKAPDYKEPEPYKENPSSVLKNKPLVQEKKAGTVSTNSRKEAAQTQLPFPGRTLRGEEPRPKPNQQDELPFKNTVSDPPPIKKGSLLLETTPSYGADAIFASLRPVGQVFPTYVLAQGEGSLYIIDQHAAHERVFYEKYKEQLTRGVQSQMLLEPVPLDIPYHHLQRLIANVVALSDMGFVVEHFGGDTFLLRGVPPGTTEKPVELFMDLLDRLQDSPAEQLDNSLMIDRLAAAMACRDAVKAGTRLGHKEIQSLLEGLSRCHSPYTCPHGRPTLIQITQEELNKRFKR; this is encoded by the coding sequence TTGTCCAAAATACAGGTATTAGACGAAGCCACGGCCAACCAGATTGCCGCCGGCGAAGTGGTGGAACGTCCCGTTTCGGTGGCCAAAGAACTGGTGGAAAACAGCCTGGATGCCGGTGCCAGCCGCATTACGGTTGAACTGATCCAAGGCGGCCTAAGCGGAATTAAAGTCATTGATAACGGGAGCGGCATGTCCCCGGAAGATGCCAAACTCTGTTTTCAGAGGCATGCTACCAGTAAGATTAAAACCGCCGGCGACTTAACCCGGATTTTAACCCTGGGTTTTCGGGGGGAAGCTCTGCCCAGCATCGCTTCGGTAGCCAAAGTGGCCCTGGTAACCCGAACCCGGGATGACCTGGCGGGAACAGAGGTACGCATGGAGGGAGGACAACTGCTGAGTGTCTCGCCGGCCGGCTGCCCTGTTGGAACAACCATTGACGTACAGGAGCTTTTTTATAATACTCCGGCCAGGAGAAAACATTTGAAATCCCCTAACGCCGAAGCGGGTCAAATTAGCGATCTGTTTGCCAAACTGGCGCTGGCTAGGCCGGATGTCCGGATGGAACTGCGCAGCAACGGCCGGGTGATTTTTTGCAGCCCGGGCAACGGTTCTTTGAGGGATGCCGCAGCCAGTGTTTTTGGTCCGGACAATGTCCGCAGCATGATCGAAATGAACCACCAGGGCAGGCTTTTAACCATTCGCGGATTTATCAGCAAACCGGTATTAACCCGTGCTTCCCGGCAGTATCAAAATTTTTATATCAATCAAAGGTATATTCGAAGCATCTTCATTTCTTCCTTACTGCTGCAGGCCTATCAAACGCTGATTCCTGCCGGAAGATTTCCCCTGGCGCTTCTGCACATTGCTTTGGACCCGGAGCAGGTGGATGTCAACGTTCACCCTACTAAAATGGAAGTACGTTTGGCCCGGGAAAAGGAACTGGCGGAGGAACTGCTGGAAATATTCTCGGGTCATTTGAATGTCCCGGCTGCGGTTGCCGGGCTGTGGGAAATGATGCCGGGCCGCAAGGCCAAGCCTCCGGAGGAGAAAGCACCCGATTACAAAGAACCGGAACCCTACAAAGAGAATCCATCTTCCGTATTAAAGAATAAACCTCTTGTTCAGGAAAAAAAAGCAGGGACCGTTTCCACCAACAGCCGGAAAGAGGCGGCGCAAACCCAACTGCCCTTCCCCGGCAGGACCTTAAGAGGGGAAGAGCCCCGGCCAAAGCCAAATCAGCAGGACGAATTGCCTTTTAAGAATACTGTTTCTGATCCTCCACCGATAAAAAAAGGATCGCTGCTGCTGGAAACAACTCCCTCTTATGGCGCCGATGCCATCTTTGCTTCACTGCGGCCGGTGGGCCAGGTGTTTCCCACCTATGTTCTGGCCCAGGGAGAGGGCAGCCTTTATATTATTGATCAGCATGCAGCCCATGAACGGGTTTTTTATGAAAAATATAAAGAACAATTGACCCGGGGGGTTCAGTCCCAAATGCTACTGGAGCCGGTGCCCCTGGATATTCCCTATCACCATTTGCAACGACTGATTGCCAATGTGGTTGCTTTAAGCGATATGGGTTTTGTAGTAGAACACTTTGGAGGAGATACTTTTCTTTTAAGAGGAGTTCCCCCGGGTACAACGGAAAAACCCGTCGAATTATTTATGGACCTGCTGGATCGACTGCAGGACAGCCCTGCGGAACAGTTAGACAACAGCTTGATGATTGACCGGCTGGCGGCCGCCATGGCCTGCCGGGACGCAGTGAAGGCCGGGACCCGGTTGGGGCATAAGGAAATTCAGTCCCTTTTAGAGGGTTTGTCCCGCTGCCATAGTCCTTATACCTGCCCCCACGGACGACCTACGCTGATTCAAATTACACAGGAGGAGTTGAATAAAAGGTTCAAGCGATGA